In Thermus hydrothermalis, the following proteins share a genomic window:
- a CDS encoding succinate dehydrogenase iron-sulfur subunit gives MQVTLKILRFDPAKDQRPHWQTYQVEAEPTDRVLDLLHKVKWEQDGTLAFRRSCGHGICGSDAMLINGRNRLACKTLVKDLGKVITVEPIRGLPVEKDLIVDMEPFFAAYRAVKPFLINEEPPPQRERLQSPEERERFDHGTKCILCASCTTSCPVFWVNGTYLGPAAIVQAHRFIFDSRDRGKRERFKALGSGSGVWRCRTAYNCTEACPREIPVTQLIEEVKREILFDRF, from the coding sequence ATGCAGGTCACCCTGAAGATCCTCCGCTTTGACCCCGCCAAGGACCAAAGGCCCCACTGGCAGACCTACCAGGTGGAGGCCGAGCCCACGGACCGGGTCTTGGACCTCCTGCACAAGGTCAAGTGGGAGCAGGACGGCACCCTGGCCTTCCGCCGGAGTTGCGGCCACGGCATCTGCGGCTCCGACGCCATGCTCATCAACGGCAGAAACCGCCTGGCCTGCAAGACCCTGGTGAAGGACCTGGGCAAGGTCATCACCGTGGAGCCCATCCGGGGCCTGCCGGTGGAGAAGGACCTCATCGTGGACATGGAGCCCTTCTTCGCCGCCTACCGGGCGGTGAAGCCCTTCCTCATCAACGAGGAGCCCCCGCCCCAGCGGGAGCGCCTCCAGTCCCCCGAGGAAAGGGAGCGCTTTGACCACGGTACCAAGTGCATCCTCTGCGCCAGCTGCACCACCAGCTGTCCCGTCTTCTGGGTGAACGGCACCTACTTGGGCCCGGCGGCCATCGTCCAGGCCCACCGCTTCATCTTTGACTCCCGTGACCGGGGGAAGAGGGAGCGCTTCAAGGCCCTGGGCTCGGGGAGCGGGGTGTGGCGTTGCCGCACCGCCTACAACTGCACCGAGGCCTGCCCCCGGGAGATCCCCGTGACCCAGCTCATTGAGGAGGTGAAGCGGGAGATCCTCTTTGACCGTTTCTAG
- a CDS encoding cupin domain-containing protein — translation MEIRDLKRLARYSQEKMAKIPVFDSPYMFYDLYALLPGQAQKVHAHEGADKVYYVLEGEVVVQVGEEEALLAPGMAALAEAGKPHGVRNASASPALLLVVMAPKP, via the coding sequence ATGGAGATTCGCGACCTCAAACGCCTGGCCCGCTACAGCCAGGAGAAGATGGCGAAGATCCCGGTGTTTGACTCGCCCTACATGTTCTACGACCTCTACGCCCTCCTCCCCGGCCAAGCCCAGAAGGTGCACGCCCACGAGGGGGCGGACAAGGTCTACTACGTGTTGGAGGGGGAGGTGGTGGTGCAGGTGGGGGAGGAGGAGGCCCTTCTGGCCCCCGGGATGGCCGCCTTGGCCGAGGCGGGGAAGCCCCACGGGGTGCGGAACGCCTCGGCAAGCCCAGCCCTCCTCCTGGTGGTCATGGCCCCTAAGCCCTAG
- a CDS encoding sensor histidine kinase, producing MLQERPPADLAFLAEVLRRYPVRVVFRGEVLPEPPVRGEKLWEEGDLALYWEGKPPSREVQEALRLLLRAFRELLELRERELALLKAQGETGRLLGLLLHEIKNPLMSVLGALELLRETEGLPEEALELLEIAERSARRIRELLQRAQEYLSLGQGVRLKSERVDLKALLLQAVEEVRPLARRKGLAIRLSLPRREAWVYGDRDWLYQAVLNVLNNAVKYTPEGGRVSVRLLAGPDRYGIAIGDTGPGIPKEEAEKVFEPFYRASTRGEAEGTGLGLALVKRVLEAHGGEVRLKSRLGKGSTFLLLLPRPRPGQRAPVGRLLLLMLALIALARLPIYPAPLGSRAFGEVPAGEVVRLRGLELAFSPDAQGEARRWRSLWGGGERLRVALERGGVEAVREGNIGLAFSTPEGEVRPTGTHLRLSREERGRVSLYRGRLALGQEALPAGEGALLGTGVRRKLLPAPLVRPVPGEGGEVVFRLLGPEGAKGFLVEVRSGERVVLSARAEGGLFRYLPQADRLSQVRAFALDEVGLLGYPSDPVPFRERYSFYQGKSRLPRDPTGAEAFLRRAVAAFPDDAEALGELAFALYLQGRHAEAKPLYERALALLDSPDIRVRYGRLLYHMGRYAEAEESYRKVLALDPGNLDARWGLAEVVLALGRPREAELLARQVLSLKPDYPLARFTLAKALLEAGKREEARRLLEEELRRNPDPEVRALLERLAGE from the coding sequence ATGCTACAGGAGCGCCCCCCCGCGGACCTGGCCTTCTTGGCCGAGGTCCTGCGCCGCTACCCGGTGCGGGTGGTCTTCCGAGGGGAGGTGTTGCCTGAGCCCCCGGTGCGGGGGGAGAAGCTTTGGGAGGAAGGGGACCTCGCCCTTTACTGGGAAGGAAAGCCGCCTTCCCGCGAGGTCCAGGAGGCCTTGCGCCTCCTCCTTCGGGCCTTTCGGGAGCTCCTTGAGCTCCGGGAAAGGGAGCTTGCCCTCCTAAAAGCCCAAGGGGAAACGGGGAGGCTTCTTGGCCTTCTCCTCCACGAGATCAAGAACCCCTTGATGAGCGTCCTGGGGGCCCTGGAGCTTCTCCGGGAAACCGAGGGTTTGCCGGAAGAGGCCCTGGAGCTTTTGGAGATCGCTGAGCGCTCAGCAAGGCGCATCCGGGAGCTTTTGCAACGGGCCCAGGAGTACCTGAGCCTAGGCCAGGGGGTGCGGCTTAAGTCCGAGCGGGTGGACCTGAAGGCCCTCCTCCTGCAGGCGGTGGAGGAGGTGCGGCCCCTGGCCCGCAGAAAGGGGCTAGCCATCCGCCTTTCCCTTCCCCGGCGGGAGGCTTGGGTCTATGGGGACCGGGACTGGCTTTACCAGGCGGTTCTCAACGTCCTTAACAACGCCGTGAAGTACACCCCGGAAGGGGGGCGGGTTTCCGTGCGGCTCCTCGCTGGCCCGGACCGCTACGGGATCGCCATCGGCGACACCGGGCCCGGCATACCCAAGGAGGAGGCGGAGAAGGTTTTTGAGCCTTTCTACCGGGCTTCCACCCGGGGGGAGGCGGAGGGGACGGGGCTGGGCCTGGCCTTGGTGAAGCGGGTCCTCGAGGCCCACGGGGGGGAGGTGCGCCTGAAAAGCCGCTTGGGGAAGGGAAGCACCTTCCTGCTCCTCCTTCCCCGGCCCCGGCCCGGGCAGCGGGCCCCCGTGGGGAGGCTCCTTCTCCTCATGCTGGCCCTCATCGCCTTGGCCCGGCTTCCCATCTACCCTGCCCCCCTGGGCTCCCGGGCCTTCGGAGAGGTGCCGGCAGGGGAGGTGGTGCGGCTAAGGGGGTTAGAACTCGCCTTTAGCCCCGATGCCCAGGGGGAAGCCCGGCGTTGGCGGAGCCTTTGGGGCGGGGGGGAGAGGCTAAGGGTGGCCTTGGAAAGGGGTGGGGTGGAGGCGGTGCGGGAGGGGAACATAGGCCTCGCCTTTTCCACCCCCGAGGGGGAGGTAAGGCCCACGGGCACCCACCTGCGCCTTTCCCGGGAGGAGCGGGGTAGGGTTTCCCTCTACCGGGGCCGGCTTGCCCTGGGCCAGGAGGCCCTGCCCGCCGGGGAGGGGGCCCTCTTGGGCACGGGGGTGCGCAGGAAGCTCCTTCCCGCCCCCTTGGTGCGGCCGGTGCCGGGGGAGGGGGGCGAGGTGGTCTTCCGCCTCCTGGGCCCGGAAGGGGCGAAGGGCTTTCTCGTGGAGGTGCGAAGCGGGGAAAGGGTGGTCCTCTCCGCCCGGGCGGAAGGGGGGCTTTTCCGCTACCTGCCCCAGGCGGACCGCTTAAGCCAGGTGCGGGCCTTCGCCCTGGACGAGGTGGGGCTTTTGGGCTACCCCTCGGACCCTGTGCCTTTCCGCGAGCGGTATAGCTTCTACCAAGGGAAAAGCCGCCTGCCCCGCGACCCCACGGGGGCCGAGGCCTTTTTGCGCAGGGCGGTGGCCGCTTTCCCCGACGACGCCGAGGCCCTTGGGGAGCTCGCCTTCGCCCTCTACCTCCAGGGCCGCCACGCTGAGGCCAAGCCCCTTTACGAGAGGGCTTTGGCCCTCTTGGATAGCCCCGACATCCGCGTGCGGTACGGGCGGCTCCTTTACCACATGGGCCGCTACGCCGAGGCGGAGGAGAGCTACCGCAAGGTGCTGGCCTTGGACCCGGGCAACCTGGACGCCCGCTGGGGCCTCGCTGAGGTGGTCTTGGCCCTGGGGCGGCCTCGGGAGGCGGAGCTTTTGGCCCGGCAGGTGCTTTCCCTAAAGCCCGACTACCCCTTGGCCCGCTTCACCCTGGCCAAGGCCCTTCTGGAGGCGGGCAAGCGGGAGGAGGCCCGGCGCCTCCTCGAGGAGGAGCTTCGCCGCAACCCCGACCCCGAGGTGCGGGCCCTTTTGGAGCGTCTAGCCGGGGAATAG
- a CDS encoding response regulator transcription factor, which translates to MARVLVVEDDPAVAKVLELALKREGFWPHLARDYALALAALGEDWDAILLDLNLPGGFGLDLLRHLRQTLGKATPVLVLSGLKQEHHVLEALRAGAQDYLTKPFSPKELILRLGRHVAVR; encoded by the coding sequence GTGGCCCGGGTTCTGGTGGTGGAGGACGACCCCGCCGTGGCCAAGGTCCTGGAGCTCGCCCTTAAGCGGGAGGGCTTTTGGCCCCACTTGGCCCGGGACTATGCCTTGGCCCTGGCGGCCTTGGGGGAGGATTGGGACGCCATCCTCCTGGACCTCAACCTCCCTGGGGGGTTTGGCCTGGACCTCCTGCGCCACCTGCGCCAGACCTTGGGGAAGGCGACCCCGGTTTTGGTCCTTTCGGGCCTAAAGCAAGAGCACCACGTGCTGGAGGCCCTGCGGGCGGGGGCGCAGGACTACCTCACCAAACCCTTTAGCCCGAAAGAGCTGATCCTCCGCTTGGGGCGGCATGTGGCGGTCCGGTGA
- a CDS encoding HEAT repeat domain-containing protein — MWRSGEGLYALVVFLVVLLEALALGYLVFAFTARLFGLLGYGETVGALLLGLAPTGLALVLLGAYVLLYHAYTAWREGEEERLRERYLEGFAQALLAGENLPPPPWPKEAFAALLALRESLEGELAQALLPWLRLGLPRWRRALTSPFASRARRLEALDALAQARLPEAFPLVLPYLAHPDPVLRLAAARAGARLVGEEDLEAFAEALLRAALPRGALLEVLLLLEDRAEPVARRFLQAGGEEEAWAALEALGRLKLHGLAEAVLGFLRHPDPEVRAAAMRALWRLEYPPLGHEEAVLAALGAEEEFLRLQAVRLLPLLGGALARRALWKALSDPSFYVRRGAAEALRALDPALLKQAAEAHPDPYGRAMARQVAGA; from the coding sequence ATGTGGCGGTCCGGTGAAGGGCTTTACGCCCTGGTAGTCTTCCTGGTGGTCCTCCTCGAGGCCCTGGCCCTCGGGTATTTGGTCTTCGCCTTCACGGCCCGCCTCTTCGGCCTCCTGGGCTACGGGGAGACGGTGGGCGCCCTCCTCTTAGGCCTCGCCCCCACCGGGCTCGCCCTTGTCCTCCTGGGGGCCTATGTCCTCCTTTACCATGCCTACACCGCCTGGCGGGAAGGGGAGGAGGAAAGGCTCCGGGAAAGATACCTGGAGGGGTTCGCCCAGGCCCTCCTGGCGGGGGAAAACCTGCCTCCTCCTCCCTGGCCCAAGGAGGCCTTCGCCGCCCTTTTGGCCTTAAGGGAAAGCCTGGAGGGGGAGTTGGCCCAGGCCCTCCTCCCTTGGCTCCGCCTGGGCCTACCCCGGTGGCGGAGGGCCCTTACGAGCCCCTTCGCTTCCCGGGCCCGCCGCCTCGAGGCCCTGGACGCCCTGGCCCAGGCCCGCCTGCCCGAGGCCTTCCCCCTCGTCCTCCCCTACCTGGCCCACCCGGACCCTGTGTTGCGTCTGGCGGCGGCCCGGGCGGGGGCCCGCCTGGTGGGGGAAGAGGACCTGGAGGCCTTCGCCGAGGCCTTGTTGCGGGCGGCGCTACCCAGAGGGGCGCTTTTGGAGGTTCTCCTCCTTTTGGAGGACCGGGCGGAGCCGGTGGCGCGGCGCTTTTTGCAGGCGGGGGGAGAGGAAGAGGCGTGGGCGGCCTTGGAGGCCTTGGGCCGGCTCAAGCTCCACGGCCTGGCGGAGGCGGTCCTGGGGTTCCTCCGCCACCCCGACCCCGAGGTGCGGGCGGCGGCCATGCGGGCCCTTTGGCGCCTGGAGTACCCCCCCTTGGGGCACGAGGAGGCGGTGCTCGCCGCCTTGGGGGCGGAGGAGGAGTTCTTGCGGCTACAGGCGGTGCGCCTCCTTCCCCTCCTTGGGGGAGCCCTGGCCCGAAGGGCTTTGTGGAAGGCCCTTTCCGACCCTTCCTTCTATGTGCGCCGGGGGGCGGCGGAGGCCCTTAGGGCCTTGGACCCGGCGCTCCTGAAACAGGCGGCCGAGGCCCACCCGGACCCCTACGGCCGGGCCATGGCCAGGCAGGTGGCGGGGGCGTGA
- a CDS encoding glycosyltransferase family 2 protein: MEALLWFLFAYQVFVLYYFALLNLLYAYFAVSGLAMVARYARELSELALKDLLEREAYLPVSILVPTYNEEKTIAASVRSFLALHYPEFEVVVVADGPKDKTLEVLKETFHLVAVDWVYRRVLPSKPVRAVYRSLLYPNLLVVDKENGGKADALNAGLNFARYPLFCAVDADSLLDAQALLRASRLFLEDDRVLAVGGTIRPLNGAVVRGGVVREMRLPRGFLEKMQVIEYARAFFMGRAGWSAMNALLIISGAFGVFRREEALRIGGYRTDTVGEDMELVVRLHRRAREEGREYRILYTPDPICYTEVPADLATLRRQRNRWHRGLWEVLWAHRAMLFNPRYGRLGLVAMPYFFLFEALGPVVEVLGYAILPVFWLLGLLNPEVAVLFLALAVGYGVLLSHLAVGMETLLLKRYPRLRDRLWLLFLGVLEALGYRQLLAWERFLATFQVWRKRGVWGEMQRKGLEAPEGEGHEKP; this comes from the coding sequence ATGGAGGCGCTTCTTTGGTTCCTTTTCGCTTACCAGGTCTTCGTCCTCTACTACTTCGCCCTCTTGAACCTCCTTTACGCCTACTTCGCCGTAAGCGGCCTCGCCATGGTGGCCCGCTACGCCCGGGAGCTCTCCGAGCTCGCCCTCAAGGACCTTTTGGAGCGGGAGGCTTACCTGCCCGTTTCCATCCTGGTGCCCACCTACAACGAGGAGAAGACCATCGCCGCCTCGGTGCGCTCCTTCCTCGCCCTGCACTACCCGGAGTTTGAGGTGGTGGTGGTGGCGGACGGGCCGAAGGACAAGACCCTCGAGGTCCTGAAGGAGACCTTCCACCTGGTGGCGGTGGACTGGGTGTACCGCCGGGTGCTCCCGAGCAAGCCGGTGCGGGCGGTGTACCGCTCGCTCCTATACCCCAACCTTCTGGTGGTGGACAAGGAGAACGGGGGCAAGGCGGATGCCCTAAACGCCGGGCTCAACTTCGCCCGCTATCCCCTCTTCTGCGCCGTGGACGCCGATAGCCTCCTGGACGCCCAGGCCCTCCTGCGGGCGAGCCGGCTTTTCCTGGAGGACGACCGGGTTTTGGCCGTGGGGGGCACCATAAGGCCCCTGAACGGGGCGGTGGTGCGGGGCGGGGTGGTGCGGGAGATGCGGCTACCCCGGGGCTTCTTGGAGAAAATGCAGGTCATTGAGTACGCCCGGGCCTTCTTCATGGGGCGCGCCGGCTGGAGCGCCATGAACGCCCTCCTCATCATCTCCGGGGCCTTTGGGGTGTTCCGCAGGGAGGAGGCCCTCCGCATTGGGGGTTACCGCACGGACACCGTGGGGGAGGACATGGAGCTCGTGGTGCGCCTCCACCGCCGGGCCCGGGAGGAGGGGCGGGAGTACCGCATCCTCTACACCCCGGACCCCATCTGCTACACCGAGGTGCCGGCGGACCTGGCCACCTTGCGGAGGCAACGGAACCGCTGGCACCGGGGGCTTTGGGAGGTGCTCTGGGCCCACCGGGCCATGCTCTTCAACCCCCGGTACGGGCGGCTGGGCCTCGTGGCCATGCCCTACTTTTTCCTCTTTGAGGCCTTGGGCCCGGTGGTGGAGGTGCTGGGCTACGCCATTCTTCCCGTCTTCTGGCTTTTGGGCCTCCTGAACCCCGAGGTGGCGGTGCTCTTCCTGGCCCTGGCGGTGGGGTACGGGGTGCTCCTTTCCCACCTCGCCGTGGGGATGGAAACCCTGCTCCTCAAGCGCTACCCCCGGCTAAGGGACAGGCTTTGGCTTCTCTTCTTGGGGGTCCTCGAGGCCCTGGGCTACCGCCAGCTCCTCGCCTGGGAGCGCTTTCTCGCCACCTTCCAGGTGTGGCGCAAGCGGGGGGTCTGGGGGGAGATGCAAAGGAAGGGCCTAGAGGCGCCGGAGGGAGAGGGCCACGAGAAGCCGTAG
- a CDS encoding MFS transporter encodes MEPDRSLRLSLWEGTLAVLFLNWSTGVLVTGYALALGAPPLALALLGALPFLAQLTAPLAPFLRGSRKAWAVRLNLASRLLFVPAILSPFLPEGLRVPGLLLFAAFSQLLAAPVGVLWLSWMADLVPPERRGRYFGFRNALLGLVGTLGNALGGLVADTLPPPTGYQAVLLLGVGAGLLSVWVLRLQTEPPKPSPPPPRAALRAAFQDRAYRRYLSRVLLWYGAVMVGGPFVVPYFVQVGGLSMAAVGLWTLLSATSGLVFGPLWGRLADREGHGVVLFRAGMVGALMPALWLLGSPTFPWPIWLSAVADALAWSGLSTAMANAALARAPEEVRGGYLALFWLALGLGGLGGSLLAGGIAHLGLGPSPYHLPILVSLGLRLLVALSLRRL; translated from the coding sequence GTGGAACCCGACCGCTCCCTCCGCCTCTCCCTCTGGGAAGGCACCTTGGCCGTCCTTTTCCTCAACTGGAGCACCGGGGTCCTCGTCACGGGGTACGCCCTGGCCCTAGGGGCCCCGCCCTTGGCCCTGGCCCTCCTGGGGGCCCTGCCCTTTTTGGCCCAACTCACGGCCCCCCTGGCCCCCTTCCTCCGGGGAAGCCGGAAGGCTTGGGCGGTGCGGCTTAACCTGGCCTCCCGCCTCCTCTTCGTGCCCGCCATCCTCTCCCCCTTCTTGCCCGAAGGGCTAAGGGTGCCGGGCCTCCTCCTTTTCGCCGCCTTTTCCCAGCTCCTCGCCGCCCCGGTGGGGGTGCTTTGGCTTTCCTGGATGGCGGACCTCGTGCCCCCAGAAAGGCGGGGCCGTTACTTCGGCTTCCGCAACGCCCTCTTGGGCCTGGTGGGCACCTTGGGGAACGCCTTGGGCGGCCTGGTGGCGGATACCCTTCCCCCGCCCACCGGTTACCAGGCGGTGCTCCTTCTGGGGGTAGGGGCAGGGCTCCTCTCCGTTTGGGTTTTGCGCCTGCAAACCGAACCCCCAAAGCCCTCCCCTCCCCCGCCCCGCGCCGCCTTGCGGGCCGCCTTCCAAGACCGGGCCTACCGCCGTTACCTAAGCCGCGTCCTCCTCTGGTACGGGGCGGTGATGGTGGGCGGACCCTTCGTGGTGCCTTATTTCGTGCAGGTGGGCGGGCTCTCCATGGCCGCGGTGGGGCTTTGGACCCTCCTCTCCGCCACCTCGGGGCTCGTCTTTGGCCCCCTCTGGGGCCGGCTTGCGGACCGGGAGGGGCATGGGGTGGTCCTCTTCCGGGCGGGAATGGTGGGGGCCCTAATGCCCGCTTTGTGGCTCCTAGGCTCCCCCACCTTCCCCTGGCCCATCTGGCTTTCCGCCGTGGCCGACGCCCTGGCCTGGAGCGGCCTAAGCACCGCCATGGCCAACGCCGCCCTGGCCCGGGCCCCCGAGGAGGTACGGGGCGGCTACCTGGCCCTCTTTTGGCTGGCCCTGGGGCTTGGGGGGCTTGGGGGAAGCCTTCTCGCCGGGGGGATCGCCCACCTCGGCCTGGGTCCGAGCCCCTACCACCTCCCCATCCTGGTTTCCTTGGGTCTACGGCTTCTCGTGGCCCTCTCCCTCCGGCGCCTCTAG
- a CDS encoding NAD(P)H-dependent flavin oxidoreductase, whose translation METAITRMLGIRYPIVAAPMFLVSGARLLLAVAEAGAIGVIPSLNFRTHAAFREFLETFPQGVPFGVNLILKNNPRLEEDLEAVAERKVPLVVTSLGDPTRVVEKVKAYGGVVWCDVVGLRHGRKAVEAGADALVAVAAGAGGHAGGVSPFVLGPWLREELGVPVLIAGGIATGRQLLAALALGDGAYIGTRFIATLESEAPLDYKESLLRATPEDIQYTPEVTGVPANFLKESLERFRQGGGKAWKEVYSAGHGVAFIRDIPSAKEVVARLVKEYEEAKRQLP comes from the coding sequence ATGGAGACCGCCATCACGAGGATGTTGGGCATCCGCTACCCCATCGTGGCCGCCCCCATGTTTTTGGTTTCCGGGGCCAGGCTCCTTTTGGCCGTGGCCGAGGCGGGGGCCATCGGGGTCATCCCTAGCCTCAACTTCCGCACCCACGCCGCCTTTCGGGAGTTCCTGGAAACCTTCCCCCAGGGGGTTCCCTTCGGCGTGAACCTCATCCTTAAGAATAACCCCCGCCTCGAGGAGGACCTGGAGGCCGTGGCCGAGCGCAAGGTCCCCTTGGTGGTCACCTCCTTGGGGGACCCCACGCGGGTGGTGGAGAAGGTCAAGGCCTATGGGGGCGTGGTCTGGTGCGACGTGGTGGGCTTAAGGCACGGCAGGAAGGCGGTGGAGGCGGGGGCCGACGCCCTGGTGGCCGTGGCGGCGGGGGCCGGGGGGCATGCCGGGGGCGTTAGCCCCTTCGTCCTCGGTCCCTGGCTGAGGGAGGAGCTGGGGGTCCCCGTCCTCATCGCCGGGGGGATCGCCACGGGGAGGCAGCTCCTCGCCGCCTTGGCCCTGGGGGACGGGGCCTACATCGGCACCCGCTTCATCGCCACCCTGGAGTCCGAGGCCCCCTTGGACTACAAGGAGTCCCTTCTCCGCGCCACCCCTGAGGACATCCAGTACACCCCCGAGGTGACCGGGGTGCCCGCCAACTTCCTCAAGGAGTCCCTGGAGCGCTTCCGCCAAGGCGGGGGGAAGGCCTGGAAGGAGGTCTACTCCGCCGGGCACGGGGTGGCCTTCATCCGGGATATCCCCTCGGCCAAGGAGGTGGTGGCCCGTCTGGTAAAGGAGTACGAGGAGGCGAAGCGCCAACTGCCCTAA
- a CDS encoding FAD-dependent oxidoreductase yields the protein MRAWMGLLALLGLALAQYDLVVYGATPQGVTAAVAAAQEGLKVALVEPGRGVGGVLTQGWLATLDLAKDGEGLLQGGLFRRFYRLVGGEASFDVRRAEEAFLAMLREAGVEVRLEEPLDGVEVEEARLLALKTPKAAYQAPYFLDASDTAELAFRAGASFTLGREDTGLDRRTMAATLVFRLEGVPWGAVFLALNYEGQVRRTGAGAWGRSGWGFGELVRGYTPSDPGRYALRGLNLARQDDGSLLVNALLLFGLEGLDPADLERRRQEAALEAERVVAFLREKDPLLFGTARLAGVAPALYLRESRHLKALYRLRAEEVLLGKDFPDAVALGGYPLDGQAYFPGETPYLLGTPAPYGVPFRTLVPRELANVLVVSQAAGFDSVAAFSARVVPLQMALGEAAGVAVALLRLAPQAGLMRVPLGSFQEFAASPSALEALRKRLLERGARLSSKEKGRVEAEGGAYREAVRLLRRGLFAGPYYLKGSLGLGEPMLLGDFLANLEHYYRAKGPEERLRVVLKARELYREELQKPMRRPLLNALLQALGEAPVPGKERVSRGEAARLLFRLLP from the coding sequence ATGCGGGCGTGGATGGGGCTCCTTGCCCTCTTGGGGCTAGCCTTGGCCCAGTACGACCTGGTGGTTTACGGGGCCACCCCGCAAGGGGTAACGGCGGCGGTGGCCGCAGCCCAGGAGGGGCTCAAGGTGGCCTTGGTGGAGCCCGGCCGGGGCGTGGGGGGCGTCCTTACCCAGGGCTGGCTCGCCACCTTGGACCTGGCCAAGGATGGGGAAGGCCTTCTCCAAGGGGGGCTTTTCCGGAGGTTTTACCGCCTTGTGGGGGGCGAGGCTTCCTTTGACGTGAGACGGGCGGAGGAAGCCTTCCTTGCGATGCTTCGGGAGGCGGGGGTGGAGGTGCGCCTCGAGGAGCCCTTGGACGGCGTGGAGGTGGAGGAAGCGCGCCTTCTCGCCCTGAAGACGCCCAAAGCCGCCTACCAGGCCCCCTACTTCCTGGACGCCAGCGACACGGCGGAGCTGGCCTTCCGCGCCGGGGCCTCCTTCACCTTGGGCCGGGAGGACACGGGGCTAGACCGGCGCACCATGGCCGCCACCTTGGTTTTCCGCCTGGAAGGGGTGCCTTGGGGGGCGGTCTTCCTGGCCCTCAACTACGAGGGGCAGGTGCGGCGCACGGGGGCTGGGGCCTGGGGGCGGAGCGGCTGGGGCTTTGGCGAGCTGGTGCGGGGGTATACGCCCTCCGACCCTGGCCGTTACGCCTTAAGGGGCCTGAACCTGGCCCGGCAGGATGACGGGAGCCTCCTGGTGAACGCCCTTCTCCTTTTCGGCCTGGAAGGGCTAGACCCCGCGGATCTGGAACGCAGACGGCAGGAGGCGGCTTTGGAAGCGGAGCGGGTGGTGGCCTTTCTGCGGGAAAAGGACCCCTTGCTCTTCGGCACCGCCCGGCTTGCGGGGGTAGCCCCGGCCCTTTACCTGCGGGAAAGCCGCCACCTCAAGGCCCTTTACCGCCTGCGGGCGGAGGAGGTCCTCCTGGGCAAGGACTTTCCCGACGCCGTGGCCCTGGGCGGCTACCCCCTGGACGGCCAGGCCTACTTTCCCGGGGAGACCCCCTACCTCCTAGGGACCCCGGCGCCCTATGGCGTCCCCTTCCGCACCCTCGTCCCCAGGGAGCTCGCCAACGTGCTGGTGGTTTCCCAGGCGGCGGGGTTTGACAGCGTGGCGGCCTTCTCCGCCCGGGTGGTTCCTTTGCAGATGGCCTTGGGGGAGGCGGCGGGGGTGGCGGTGGCCCTTCTACGGCTTGCCCCCCAGGCGGGGCTTATGCGGGTGCCCCTGGGGAGCTTCCAGGAGTTCGCCGCAAGCCCAAGCGCCCTCGAGGCCCTGCGCAAGCGGCTTTTGGAGCGGGGGGCCCGGCTTTCCTCCAAGGAGAAGGGCCGGGTGGAGGCGGAGGGAGGGGCTTACCGGGAGGCGGTGCGCCTTTTGCGGCGGGGGCTTTTCGCCGGGCCTTACTACCTCAAAGGGAGCCTGGGCCTTGGGGAGCCCATGTTGCTGGGCGACTTCCTGGCCAACCTGGAGCACTACTACCGGGCCAAGGGGCCCGAGGAGCGCCTGAGGGTGGTCCTCAAGGCCAGGGAGCTTTACCGGGAAGAGTTGCAAAAACCTATGCGACGCCCCCTTTTGAACGCCCTCCTCCAGGCCCTGGGAGAAGCCCCGGTCCCCGGGAAGGAACGGGTGAGCCGGGGCGAGGCGGCCCGGCTCCTCTTCCGCCTTCTGCCATAA
- a CDS encoding TetR/AcrR family transcriptional regulator codes for MSVREYQKKRRRDRIFQAAMKLFRERGFQETTATDIAKAAHVSRGTFFNYFPYKEAVLLEYGAQLLEYAKAEVRRYLSQGMDPLEVLYQLFNELARYTKEEKGLLLPLLYELLNPDPVRARAAFEALPLGDLIAEVLRPLQEKGVVRRDLSLERMGRTLADLYFLAALRWAAYTPHRDLTVELERSLRLALEGILTRQGVPAAEA; via the coding sequence ATGTCCGTCCGGGAATACCAAAAGAAGCGCCGCCGGGACCGCATCTTCCAGGCGGCCATGAAGCTTTTCCGCGAGCGGGGCTTCCAGGAAACCACCGCCACGGACATCGCCAAGGCGGCCCACGTTTCCCGGGGCACCTTCTTCAACTACTTCCCCTACAAGGAGGCGGTGTTGCTGGAGTACGGCGCGCAGCTTTTGGAATACGCCAAAGCAGAGGTGCGCCGCTACCTTTCCCAGGGCATGGATCCTCTGGAGGTGCTTTATCAGCTCTTCAACGAGCTTGCCCGGTACACCAAGGAGGAAAAGGGGCTCCTGTTGCCCCTTCTTTACGAGCTTCTCAATCCGGACCCCGTACGGGCCAGGGCGGCTTTTGAGGCGCTTCCTTTAGGGGATCTTATCGCCGAGGTGTTGCGCCCTTTGCAGGAAAAGGGGGTTGTGCGGCGGGACCTTTCTCTGGAGCGAATGGGGCGGACCCTGGCTGACCTGTACTTCCTTGCCGCCTTGCGGTGGGCTGCCTATACGCCGCATCGCGATTTGACCGTGGAGTTGGAGCGGTCGCTGCGCTTGGCTTTAGAGGGAATCCTTACCCGTCAGGGTGTCCCGGCTGCGGAGGCCTAG